A DNA window from bacterium contains the following coding sequences:
- a CDS encoding aspartate/glutamate racemase family protein: MVRGGRNVYGYAIGVLMLDTVFPRIPGDIGNAGTFPFPVLYHRVRQAFPSRVIREADPALLDGFIEGARALEAAGVLAVTTGCGFLSMFQRQLAEAVRVPMFTSALLMVPMVARMLGPDRAVGILTVDGGALGPRHLAEMGITEEVPVVVAGLEKGHAFTPVLLDNELELDVEAARREHVEAARDLVERHPEVGAIVLECTNMPPYAAAIRQATGLPVFDITSLVRLVHAALVPPGYPDR, translated from the coding sequence ATGGTCCGGGGCGGCCGCAACGTATACGGTTATGCGATCGGCGTTCTAATGCTCGACACGGTGTTTCCCCGCATCCCCGGCGACATCGGCAACGCCGGCACGTTCCCCTTCCCGGTTCTGTATCATCGCGTGCGGCAGGCCTTTCCGTCCCGCGTCATCCGCGAGGCGGACCCCGCGCTGCTCGACGGCTTCATCGAGGGCGCGCGCGCGCTCGAGGCCGCGGGCGTGCTGGCCGTCACGACGGGGTGCGGCTTTCTCTCGATGTTCCAGCGGCAGCTGGCCGAGGCCGTACGCGTGCCGATGTTTACCTCCGCGTTGCTGATGGTGCCGATGGTGGCCCGCATGCTGGGGCCCGACCGCGCCGTGGGCATCCTCACCGTGGACGGCGGCGCGCTCGGGCCCCGGCACCTCGCCGAGATGGGCATCACGGAAGAAGTCCCCGTCGTCGTCGCCGGCCTCGAAAAGGGCCACGCCTTCACGCCGGTGCTGCTCGACAACGAGCTCGAGCTCGACGTCGAGGCCGCGCGTCGTGAGCACGTCGAGGCGGCGCGCGATCTCGTCGAACGCCATCCCGAGGTCGGCGCGATCGTCCTCGAGTGCACGAACATGCCGCCGTACGCGGCGGCGATCCGCCAGGCGACCGGACTGCCGGTGTTCGACATCACGTCGCTGGTGCGTCTGGTCCACGCGGCCCTGGTGCCGCCCGGCTATCCCGACCGGTAG